Proteins found in one Planctomycetes bacterium MalM25 genomic segment:
- a CDS encoding CHRD domain protein → MRFHTMITALTITLLAGATQADEVTRFTATINNLGAIAPGGSTSTETGMSGVGIFTLSEPSAGSPTLAYELLFEGVDFVGDDGDPGNDVTAIHFHDTTGVDHSAATPHVLNIFGFPALDDDDMAFEPAAARVTGVWDDADLSEGMLAGNPMGNSDTLTSMLPALKAGELFVMLHTSSPDALPGGSGITIGGQIVAVPEPGAALLGLLALAAGLLPRRGR, encoded by the coding sequence ATGCGTTTCCACACGATGATCACCGCCTTGACGATCACCTTGCTCGCCGGCGCCACGCAAGCCGACGAGGTCACCCGGTTCACCGCCACGATCAACAACCTCGGCGCGATCGCCCCCGGCGGATCGACCTCGACCGAGACCGGCATGTCGGGCGTCGGGATCTTCACGCTGAGCGAACCGTCTGCCGGCTCGCCCACCCTCGCTTACGAGCTCCTCTTTGAGGGCGTCGACTTCGTCGGCGACGACGGCGACCCGGGCAACGATGTCACCGCGATCCACTTCCACGACACGACCGGCGTCGACCACTCGGCCGCCACGCCCCATGTGCTGAATATCTTCGGCTTCCCCGCCCTGGACGACGACGACATGGCGTTCGAACCCGCCGCCGCCCGAGTGACCGGCGTGTGGGACGATGCGGACCTGAGCGAGGGGATGCTCGCGGGCAACCCGATGGGCAACAGCGACACACTCACCTCGATGCTCCCGGCGCTCAAGGCGGGCGAGCTCTTCGTGATGCTGCACACGTCCAGCCCCGACGCCCTGCCGGGCGGATCGGGCATCACGATCGGCGGGCAAATCGTCGCCGTTCCCGAGCCGGGCGCGGCCCTGCTGGGACTGCTGGCCCTGGCGGCGGGGCTGTTGCCGCGGCGTGGTCGTTGA
- the mtnB gene encoding Methylthioribulose-1-phosphate dehydratase — protein MAKPKTHAPSPSARLAAAEGLVALGADMHHRGWSLATSSNYSVRLASDPLRLLVTASGKHKDRLTTDDFVLIDEEGAAVEPDAPKSSAETLLHTAIARHTTAGAIVHTHSVWGTLLSDRYATEGQVTIAGYEMLKALPTVTTHDTAVDLAIFPNTQDIAALSDELCRRFAAGDDAVRHGFLIHKHGLYTWADDLGDARACVEALEFLMECEGRRLSN, from the coding sequence ATGGCCAAACCCAAAACGCACGCCCCGAGCCCTTCCGCCCGCCTCGCCGCGGCGGAGGGGCTCGTTGCTTTGGGCGCCGACATGCACCATCGGGGCTGGTCGCTCGCGACCAGCAGCAATTACAGCGTGCGGCTCGCGTCCGATCCGCTCCGCCTGCTGGTGACCGCCAGCGGCAAGCACAAGGACCGGCTGACGACCGACGACTTCGTGCTGATCGACGAGGAGGGCGCCGCCGTCGAGCCGGACGCGCCGAAGTCCTCCGCCGAAACCCTGCTGCACACCGCCATCGCCCGCCACACAACGGCCGGGGCGATCGTCCACACGCACTCGGTCTGGGGCACGCTGCTCTCGGACCGCTACGCGACCGAGGGCCAGGTCACGATCGCCGGCTACGAGATGCTCAAGGCCCTGCCGACCGTCACCACCCACGACACGGCGGTCGACTTGGCGATCTTCCCGAACACCCAGGACATCGCCGCCCTCAGCGACGAGCTGTGCCGACGGTTCGCCGCCGGCGACGACGCCGTCCGCCACGGCTTCTTGATCCACAAACACGGGCTCTATACTTGGGCCGATGACCTCGGCGACGCCCGCGCGTGCGTCGAGGCGCTCGAGTTCTTGATGGAATGCGAGGGGCGGCGGCTTAGCAACTAG
- the mtnD gene encoding Acireductone dioxygenase encodes MATVKIPATNRQLDDPAEIAAFLKPYGIWHERWEVEGRIGPDASAEEILAAYEPEIDRLKREGHFVTADVINVSPDTPGLDEMMAKFDKEHTHSEDEVRFTVRGHGVFWINPAGDDPVFAIEVGVGDLINVPEGTKHWFHLCSDRTIRCIRLFQEVSGWTPEYLEGGLHTEHPPVCWGPNFVTAEAGSAALGDGPVRL; translated from the coding sequence ATGGCCACCGTCAAAATCCCCGCGACGAACCGTCAGCTCGACGACCCGGCCGAGATCGCCGCGTTCCTCAAGCCGTACGGCATCTGGCACGAGCGGTGGGAGGTCGAGGGGCGGATCGGGCCGGACGCCTCCGCCGAGGAGATCCTCGCCGCGTACGAGCCGGAGATCGATCGCCTGAAACGCGAGGGGCATTTCGTCACGGCGGACGTGATCAACGTCTCGCCCGACACGCCCGGCCTCGACGAGATGATGGCCAAGTTCGACAAGGAGCACACCCACTCCGAGGATGAGGTCCGCTTCACCGTCCGCGGCCACGGCGTCTTCTGGATCAATCCGGCGGGGGACGATCCGGTCTTCGCCATCGAGGTCGGCGTGGGCGACCTGATCAACGTGCCCGAGGGGACCAAGCACTGGTTCCACCTCTGCAGCGACCGCACGATCCGCTGCATCCGCCTGTTCCAGGAGGTGAGCGGCTGGACCCCCGAGTACCTCGAGGGCGGTCTCCACACCGAGCACCCGCCCGTCTGCTGGGGCCCCAACTTCGTCACCGCCGAAGCGGGCTCCGCCGCCCTGGGCGACGGGCCGGTTCGTCTTTGA
- the mtnC gene encoding Enolase-phosphatase E1 yields MRVEFRGRGVLLDIEGTTSAVAYVYDVMFPFARKALSDYLSEHWNDPVLDGVKRQFAEDAGIDAYDGWPELRAEAVRLMDGDVKATGLKQLQGLIWEDGFRSGELRAHVFDDVAPALAAWRDAGVDVRIYSSGSIHAQKLFFGHSEAGDLLPRFTGHYDTTTGPKREAASYAAIAEDWGLAPAEVLFLSDVTEELNAARAAGLQTALVNRPGNAEPTPADPPHPAIDSFAELAIGVP; encoded by the coding sequence ATGCGAGTTGAGTTTCGAGGCCGGGGCGTGCTGCTCGACATCGAGGGGACCACCTCCGCGGTCGCCTACGTCTACGACGTGATGTTCCCCTTCGCGCGGAAGGCGCTCAGCGATTATTTGTCCGAGCACTGGAACGATCCGGTGCTCGACGGAGTCAAGCGGCAGTTCGCCGAGGACGCCGGGATCGACGCCTACGACGGCTGGCCCGAGCTGCGGGCCGAAGCGGTCCGCCTCATGGACGGCGACGTCAAGGCGACCGGGCTCAAGCAGCTGCAAGGACTCATCTGGGAGGACGGCTTCCGATCGGGCGAGCTGCGGGCGCACGTCTTCGACGACGTCGCCCCCGCCCTCGCCGCCTGGCGCGACGCGGGCGTCGACGTGCGGATCTACTCGTCCGGCAGTATCCACGCCCAGAAACTCTTCTTCGGCCACTCCGAGGCGGGCGACCTGCTGCCCCGCTTCACGGGCCACTACGACACGACGACCGGCCCCAAGCGCGAGGCGGCCAGCTACGCGGCGATCGCCGAAGACTGGGGCCTCGCCCCGGCGGAGGTCCTCTTCCTCAGCGACGTGACCGAGGAACTCAACGCGGCCCGCGCGGCCGGCTTGCAGACCGCCCTGGTCAACCGCCCCGGCAACGCCGAGCCCACGCCCGCCGACCCGCCGCACCCGGCGATCGATTCGTTCGCCGAGCTGGCGATCGGCGTCCCTTGA
- a CDS encoding Biopolymer transport protein ExbD/TolR, which produces MKTPKPRALSAATPLASAMTPMIDVVFLLLVFFLCTASFDRPEENLAASLIVESTEAGAGQATTEPPELDDVTIVGATTGGVTAWTLNEGRTTTDLTELTGLLQQLAAIDRALPVTIDAGPDVPMRDVVGAYDAARSAGFGRVLLAASADAGGTE; this is translated from the coding sequence GTGAAGACTCCCAAGCCCCGCGCGCTCTCCGCCGCCACGCCACTCGCGTCGGCGATGACGCCGATGATCGACGTCGTCTTCTTGCTGTTGGTCTTCTTCCTCTGCACGGCGAGCTTCGACCGCCCCGAGGAGAACCTCGCCGCGAGCCTGATCGTTGAGTCAACCGAAGCGGGAGCTGGTCAAGCAACGACCGAGCCGCCCGAGTTGGACGACGTGACGATCGTCGGCGCCACGACCGGGGGCGTCACCGCGTGGACCCTGAACGAGGGCCGCACCACGACTGACCTCACGGAACTGACCGGCTTGCTCCAGCAGCTGGCGGCGATCGATCGGGCGTTGCCGGTCACGATCGATGCGGGCCCCGACGTGCCGATGCGCGACGTGGTCGGCGCCTACGACGCGGCCCGCTCCGCCGGTTTCGGCCGCGTGCTGCTCGCCGCTTCGGCCGATGCGGGCGGGACCGAGTGA
- the exbD_2 gene encoding Biopolymer transport protein ExbD: MRGPSASRGTRRGAVAEANMTPMIDVVFLLIIFFLVSSHLARRETRLDLALPTAATGQADNDPSPRLTINVESDGALSLGSTPVDPAELTARLVAERDRQGDALRVRLRSDEAAPYSAVEPALVACSEAGVDDLALAVFRREGAR, encoded by the coding sequence ATGCGCGGGCCGAGTGCGAGCCGCGGCACGCGACGGGGCGCCGTCGCCGAAGCGAACATGACGCCGATGATCGACGTCGTCTTCCTGCTGATCATCTTCTTCCTCGTGAGCAGCCACCTCGCCCGGCGCGAGACGCGGCTCGACCTGGCGTTGCCGACCGCCGCCACCGGCCAGGCCGACAACGACCCGTCGCCCCGGCTGACGATCAACGTCGAGTCGGACGGCGCGCTGTCGCTCGGATCGACGCCGGTCGATCCGGCCGAACTGACCGCTCGGCTCGTCGCGGAGCGCGACCGCCAGGGCGACGCCCTGCGGGTCCGGCTCCGCAGCGACGAGGCGGCGCCCTACTCGGCCGTCGAGCCCGCGCTGGTCGCGTGCAGCGAGGCCGGCGTCGACGACCTGGCGCTCGCCGTTTTCCGTCGGGAGGGCGCCCGGTGA
- the exbB_3 gene encoding Biopolymer transport protein ExbB: MLTTPFLLADTAWLLQLVTSGGPLGVALLVLLLILSLASLALTVEQFASLRPARLAPNGLADRVGKLLETGDLDGAQRACRDGSVLGAVLNAAIDEANQLAASPEPAWPAIEKAMEDRVEAESARLMRRLDYLALIGNLAPMVGLLGTVVGMIVAFREVAATQGAATAGELASGIYQALVTTVGGLIVAIPSLAAFHVLRHRLEAIVASVIVQAERTTRPIKRALSSAGPARLATPPRTGRTA, encoded by the coding sequence ATGCTCACCACCCCATTCCTCCTCGCCGACACCGCTTGGCTCTTGCAGCTCGTCACCTCGGGCGGCCCGCTCGGCGTTGCGCTGTTGGTCTTGCTGTTGATTCTGTCGCTGGCGTCGCTGGCGCTGACGGTCGAACAGTTCGCTTCGCTGCGGCCGGCGCGGCTCGCGCCGAACGGCTTGGCCGATCGGGTCGGCAAGCTGCTGGAGACCGGCGACCTGGACGGGGCACAGCGCGCTTGCCGCGATGGCTCCGTCCTCGGCGCCGTGCTCAACGCCGCGATCGACGAGGCGAACCAGCTGGCCGCCTCGCCCGAGCCGGCGTGGCCCGCCATCGAGAAGGCGATGGAAGACCGGGTCGAAGCGGAGTCGGCCCGGCTGATGCGGCGGCTCGATTACCTGGCTCTGATCGGCAACCTCGCGCCGATGGTCGGGCTGTTGGGCACGGTGGTGGGGATGATCGTCGCCTTCCGCGAAGTGGCCGCCACCCAGGGCGCCGCGACCGCGGGCGAGCTGGCGTCGGGCATCTACCAGGCTTTGGTGACGACCGTCGGCGGGCTGATCGTGGCGATCCCTTCGCTTGCGGCGTTCCATGTCCTACGGCACCGGCTCGAGGCGATCGTGGCCTCGGTCATTGTGCAAGCGGAGCGGACGACGCGCCCGATCAAGCGGGCGCTCTCGTCCGCCGGGCCGGCCCGGCTGGCGACGCCCCCCCGCACCGGGAGGACCGCCTGA
- the def gene encoding Peptide deformylase, giving the protein MPSDPAELEIVHYPHPTLRHASKPLVKVDKQLRDWVAQMFDLMYDEEGIGLAANQVDLPYRLFVMNLTADPDQPEEEHVFINPVISKGKGQTEMSEGCLSLPDVRGPMIRNTSIRVQAYNLAGEEFDQVVDGMFARCVQHETDHLDGILFTDKMSPTEKAEVDGQLYELELDFQSRQETGDIPSDEAIAARLAELEAARC; this is encoded by the coding sequence GTGCCGTCGGACCCCGCTGAGCTCGAGATCGTCCACTACCCGCACCCCACGCTGCGCCACGCCTCCAAGCCGCTGGTGAAGGTCGACAAGCAGCTGCGCGACTGGGTCGCCCAGATGTTCGATCTCATGTACGACGAGGAGGGCATCGGCCTCGCCGCCAACCAGGTCGACCTCCCCTACCGCCTGTTCGTGATGAACCTGACGGCCGACCCCGATCAGCCGGAAGAGGAGCACGTCTTCATCAACCCGGTGATCTCGAAGGGGAAGGGTCAGACCGAGATGTCCGAGGGCTGCCTCAGCCTGCCCGACGTCCGCGGCCCGATGATCCGCAACACCTCGATCCGCGTGCAGGCGTACAACCTGGCCGGGGAAGAGTTTGACCAGGTCGTCGACGGCATGTTCGCCCGCTGCGTGCAGCACGAGACCGACCACCTCGACGGCATCCTCTTCACCGACAAGATGTCGCCCACCGAGAAGGCCGAAGTCGACGGGCAGCTCTACGAGCTCGAGCTCGATTTCCAAAGCCGCCAAGAGACCGGCGACATCCCCTCGGACGAGGCGATCGCCGCCCGGCTCGCGGAGCTCGAAGCGGCCCGTTGTTAG
- the fmt gene encoding Methionyl-tRNA formyltransferase has protein sequence MRILALGTGPFAVPSLRALVESGSHEVLAVVTRPPRGRRREPPAPMAVAAEELGLPLWQPESVNPAESVERLAAYGADLLFVCDYGEILKPAALGATRLGGINLHGSLLPRYRGAAPVQWAVLNGDPETGNTIIQMTPGLDAGPILGTQTTPIDPDETSGELEERLSELGAKLTLGVVEDLETDMLDPEPQDKTLATKAPRLQKEDGLIDWSRPAAEIKNQVRGLQPWPRAYAFVPQAKGEPLRLVIDRVARYSAEEVVQESGAPGEVLQADKRLVLATGDGVLEVLDVQPAGKKRMAAADWLRGAKLEAGVVLGS, from the coding sequence ATGCGCATCCTCGCCCTCGGAACCGGACCGTTCGCCGTCCCCTCGCTTCGGGCGCTCGTTGAGTCGGGCTCGCACGAGGTGCTAGCCGTCGTCACACGCCCGCCGCGGGGGCGTCGTCGCGAGCCGCCGGCGCCGATGGCCGTGGCGGCCGAGGAGCTCGGATTGCCGCTCTGGCAGCCGGAGAGCGTGAACCCGGCCGAGTCGGTCGAACGCCTGGCGGCGTACGGGGCCGACCTGCTGTTCGTCTGCGACTACGGCGAGATCCTCAAGCCGGCGGCGCTCGGCGCGACGCGGCTCGGCGGGATCAACCTGCACGGCTCGCTGCTGCCCCGCTATCGCGGCGCGGCGCCGGTGCAGTGGGCCGTGCTGAACGGCGACCCAGAGACCGGGAACACGATCATCCAGATGACGCCCGGCCTCGACGCGGGCCCGATCCTCGGCACGCAGACGACGCCGATTGACCCGGACGAGACCTCGGGCGAACTCGAAGAGCGGCTCTCCGAACTTGGCGCTAAGCTTACGCTCGGCGTGGTGGAGGATCTCGAAACCGACATGCTCGACCCGGAACCTCAAGACAAGACACTCGCCACGAAGGCGCCCCGCCTACAGAAGGAGGACGGCCTGATCGACTGGTCCCGCCCCGCCGCGGAGATCAAGAACCAAGTCCGCGGCCTCCAGCCCTGGCCGCGAGCGTATGCGTTTGTGCCGCAGGCGAAAGGTGAGCCGTTGCGCCTCGTGATCGATCGCGTTGCTCGCTACTCAGCAGAAGAAGTCGTCCAAGAGTCGGGCGCGCCCGGCGAAGTGCTCCAAGCCGACAAGCGCCTTGTCCTCGCCACGGGCGACGGCGTCCTGGAGGTGCTCGACGTCCAGCCCGCCGGCAAGAAACGGATGGCGGCGGCGGATTGGCTGCGCGGGGCGAAGCTGGAGGCGGGCGTTGTGTTGGGTTCTTAA
- the miaB gene encoding tRNA-2-methylthio-N(6)-dimethylallyladenosine synthase, protein MKKLYIETVGCQMNLLDSELVVASLRKEGYELTDSTAEADTVLFNTCSVRQHAEDKIYSALGRLKDAKQKMPDKVIGVMGCMAQKDQKLIFSRAPYVDLVVGPGQLHQVPQLVREARDKPGGQRLEVSLGRKEGKVTEIKRSHESFDPLRDPTMRPTPFQAYVRIQIGCDKFCTYCIVPSVRGPEQSRPPGEILAEARQLVSEGCKEITLLGQTVNSWRHTEEDVLWRFSDLLRGLHDVEGLERIKFVTSYPKDMTDDVLEAIRDLPKLCKYLHVPAQHGSDEQLLRMKRGYTIAEYREMHDRAKRWMPDVAITSDFIVGFSGETEEQFQETMALVRECRFKNSFIFKYSERPGTKSADNLPDDIPDEVKRRRNNELLALQNEISEEDNQRFLGTRVEVLVEGPSKKANEQGDKLQLTGRTLCDRIVVFEGNRRQIGQTLPIAIYDANAHTLFGAVVTEHVGPEVFDLAGSAG, encoded by the coding sequence ATGAAAAAACTCTATATCGAAACGGTCGGCTGCCAGATGAACCTGCTCGACAGCGAGCTGGTCGTGGCGAGCCTGCGCAAGGAGGGCTACGAGCTGACCGACTCGACCGCCGAGGCGGACACGGTCCTGTTCAACACGTGCAGCGTGCGCCAGCACGCGGAGGACAAGATCTACTCGGCGCTCGGCCGGCTGAAGGACGCCAAGCAGAAGATGCCGGACAAGGTGATCGGCGTGATGGGTTGCATGGCGCAGAAGGACCAGAAGCTGATTTTCAGCCGCGCGCCGTACGTCGACCTGGTCGTCGGCCCCGGCCAGCTGCATCAGGTCCCGCAGCTCGTCCGCGAGGCGCGTGACAAGCCGGGCGGGCAGCGGTTGGAGGTCTCGCTTGGCCGCAAGGAGGGCAAGGTCACCGAGATCAAGCGGAGCCACGAGTCGTTCGACCCGCTCCGCGACCCGACGATGCGGCCGACGCCGTTCCAGGCGTACGTGCGGATTCAGATCGGCTGCGACAAGTTCTGCACGTACTGCATCGTCCCCAGCGTGCGCGGCCCCGAGCAGAGCCGCCCCCCAGGTGAGATCCTCGCGGAGGCGCGTCAGCTCGTCAGCGAGGGGTGTAAGGAGATCACGCTGCTCGGGCAGACGGTCAACAGCTGGCGGCACACCGAGGAGGACGTCCTCTGGCGGTTCAGCGACCTGCTGCGCGGCCTGCACGACGTCGAGGGGCTCGAGCGGATCAAGTTCGTCACGTCCTACCCGAAGGACATGACCGACGACGTGCTCGAAGCGATCCGCGACCTGCCCAAACTCTGCAAGTACCTGCACGTGCCGGCCCAGCACGGGAGCGACGAGCAGCTCCTCCGCATGAAGCGGGGCTACACGATCGCCGAGTACCGCGAGATGCACGACCGCGCGAAGCGCTGGATGCCCGACGTGGCGATCACCAGCGACTTTATTGTCGGCTTCAGCGGCGAGACCGAGGAGCAGTTCCAGGAGACCATGGCCCTCGTCCGCGAGTGCCGCTTCAAGAACAGCTTCATCTTCAAGTACAGCGAACGCCCCGGAACGAAGTCGGCCGACAACCTGCCGGACGACATCCCCGACGAGGTCAAACGCCGCCGGAACAACGAGCTGCTCGCCCTGCAGAACGAGATAAGCGAGGAGGACAACCAGCGGTTCCTCGGCACGCGGGTCGAGGTCCTGGTCGAGGGCCCCAGCAAGAAGGCGAACGAGCAGGGGGACAAGCTCCAGCTCACCGGCCGCACCCTGTGCGACCGGATCGTCGTCTTCGAGGGGAACCGCCGGCAGATCGGCCAGACGCTGCCGATCGCCATCTACGACGCCAACGCGCACACGCTGTTCGGCGCCGTGGTGACCGAGCACGTCGGGCCGGAAGTGTTCGACCTGGCGGGTTCGGCCGGCTGA
- the glnE gene encoding Glutamate-ammonia-ligase adenylyltransferase, translating into MTTTRTPDRPTADVWEAVSQAGVPPDLVATLQAQYEAAAPRLADSPMALRNLERFIVSARNPLSTAALFERDADALPHLLQLLSTSQYLADQLVRDQECYDLVRMTEGRPVARETLVDELVTEIEGLDDWGRVSAALRRAKRRETTRIAYGDIVRGQNVATVARQISLVADSILEAALVFLQKQLDQRFGVPLRRDGERAGFCILGLGKLGGVELNYSSDIDLIFLYEAEGQTDHARVTTNREYFERLSRDLVKLVGEASEHGPCYRVDMRLRPEGSRGAICQPLDWMNAYYDTRGRTWERQAFIKARSVAGELRLGDRLLETLEPWVYRKYLTLADIAGIKSLKRRIEDRTTSRGEDARNVKTGHGGIRDIEFVIQFLQLLNGGALPEVRTGTTLDAIERLEQAGCLTPQERSHLGDNYAFLRKLEHRLQIVFDMQTHTLPDDPEELRKVAVRMGYEETDTASATEAFQSEYRLRTEVNRRILDHLLHDVFDETSVEEPEADLVNDPDPSPEQIERVLGRYPFKNAEAAYENLMSLATERLRFLSTRRCRHFLASIAPRLLTAVAATPDPDATLVNLSRISDSLGGKAALWELLSGNEVALELYVRLGAACPYLAEILTSNPGMIDELMDSLLIGWLPSPERLTNELAELTRGAEDLDPILHSFKNAHHLRVGVRDILGRDDIRATHRALADIAETCLGAISSQEYAGLLEKFGAPTIGPIEPPTEESTRGAREEYRSLRGREGQHAGLVILAMGKLGGREPNYHSDLDLVFLYEAEGPTSHSRRSRRSVATTNGHFFSELGQRVITAANRLTPFGRLYEVDARLRPTGSGGSLAVSVRTFQEYFDSGRGQLWERLALCKARAVHGTPEARERVMKTVAAAAYGPEWKPEHATEIRSMRTRLEESASPNNLKRGPGGTVDTEFLVQMLQLQHGGETPSVRAPGTLEALTALGTAGLLSQEDAEFFRHSYRLQRSVEARIRLMASAGRHEFPTDEVAQRKLAYLLNYADAPTLGHEIASCRLETRERFDRLFNASARG; encoded by the coding sequence ATGACGACCACCCGCACCCCCGACAGGCCGACCGCCGACGTGTGGGAAGCGGTCTCCCAGGCCGGCGTGCCGCCCGACCTGGTCGCGACCTTGCAGGCCCAGTACGAAGCGGCGGCGCCCCGGCTGGCCGACTCGCCGATGGCTTTGCGGAATCTGGAGCGATTTATCGTCTCCGCCCGCAACCCGTTATCGACGGCCGCCCTCTTCGAGCGCGACGCGGACGCCCTGCCCCACCTGCTGCAACTCCTCTCCACCAGCCAGTACCTGGCCGACCAGTTGGTGCGCGACCAGGAGTGCTACGACCTGGTGCGGATGACCGAGGGCCGGCCGGTCGCTCGGGAGACCTTGGTCGATGAGCTCGTGACCGAGATCGAGGGGCTCGACGACTGGGGCCGCGTCTCCGCCGCTCTGCGACGGGCCAAACGCCGCGAGACGACGCGCATCGCCTACGGCGACATCGTCCGCGGCCAGAACGTGGCGACCGTGGCGCGACAGATCTCGCTCGTGGCGGACTCGATTCTCGAGGCCGCGCTCGTCTTCCTTCAGAAGCAACTCGACCAGCGTTTCGGCGTGCCTCTAAGACGGGACGGCGAGCGGGCGGGGTTCTGTATCTTGGGACTCGGCAAGCTGGGGGGAGTCGAGCTGAACTACTCCAGCGACATCGACCTGATCTTCCTCTACGAAGCGGAGGGTCAGACCGACCACGCCCGGGTGACGACCAACCGCGAGTACTTCGAGCGGTTGTCGCGTGACCTGGTGAAACTCGTTGGCGAGGCGTCGGAGCACGGGCCGTGCTACCGCGTCGATATGCGGCTGCGGCCCGAGGGGTCGCGTGGGGCGATCTGCCAGCCGCTCGATTGGATGAACGCCTACTACGACACGCGGGGACGCACCTGGGAGCGCCAGGCCTTCATCAAGGCCCGCTCGGTCGCCGGCGAATTGCGGCTCGGCGATCGGCTGCTCGAAACACTCGAGCCCTGGGTCTACCGCAAGTACCTGACGCTCGCCGACATCGCCGGCATCAAGTCGCTCAAACGCCGGATCGAGGACCGCACCACGAGCCGCGGCGAAGACGCCCGCAACGTGAAGACGGGCCACGGCGGCATCCGCGACATCGAATTCGTGATCCAGTTCCTGCAGCTGCTCAACGGGGGCGCCCTGCCCGAGGTGCGGACCGGGACGACACTCGACGCGATCGAGCGCCTCGAGCAGGCGGGCTGCCTCACCCCGCAGGAGCGTTCGCACCTGGGGGACAACTACGCGTTCCTCCGCAAGCTGGAGCACCGCCTGCAGATCGTTTTCGACATGCAGACGCACACGCTGCCGGACGACCCCGAGGAGCTGCGCAAGGTCGCCGTGAGGATGGGCTACGAGGAGACCGACACGGCCTCCGCGACCGAGGCGTTCCAGAGCGAGTACCGCCTGCGGACCGAGGTGAACCGCCGGATCCTCGACCACCTGCTGCACGACGTGTTCGACGAAACCTCGGTCGAGGAGCCCGAGGCGGACTTGGTCAACGACCCGGACCCGTCGCCCGAGCAGATCGAGCGCGTGCTGGGGCGTTACCCGTTCAAGAACGCGGAGGCCGCGTACGAGAACCTGATGTCGCTGGCGACCGAGCGGCTCCGCTTCCTCTCAACGCGTCGCTGCCGGCACTTCCTGGCCTCGATTGCGCCGAGGCTGCTCACCGCCGTCGCCGCCACGCCCGATCCCGACGCGACCCTCGTGAACCTCAGCCGCATCAGCGATTCGCTGGGGGGCAAGGCGGCCCTCTGGGAGCTGCTGAGCGGCAACGAGGTGGCGCTGGAGCTGTACGTCCGGCTGGGCGCCGCTTGCCCCTACCTGGCGGAGATCCTCACCAGCAACCCGGGCATGATCGACGAGCTGATGGACAGCCTGCTGATCGGCTGGCTCCCTTCGCCCGAACGGCTGACCAACGAGCTGGCGGAGCTGACCCGCGGCGCCGAAGACCTCGACCCGATCCTCCACAGCTTCAAGAACGCCCACCACCTGCGGGTCGGCGTGCGGGACATCCTGGGCCGCGACGACATCCGCGCCACGCACCGCGCCCTGGCCGACATCGCCGAGACCTGCCTCGGGGCGATCAGCAGCCAGGAGTACGCCGGCCTGCTGGAGAAGTTTGGCGCGCCGACGATCGGCCCCATCGAACCGCCGACCGAAGAGTCGACGCGTGGCGCCCGCGAAGAGTACCGCTCGCTCCGCGGACGCGAGGGGCAGCACGCCGGCCTCGTGATCCTGGCGATGGGCAAGCTGGGGGGCCGCGAGCCGAACTACCACTCCGACCTCGACCTCGTGTTCCTCTACGAGGCCGAGGGGCCCACGTCCCACTCACGCCGCAGCCGCCGATCGGTCGCCACGACCAACGGGCACTTCTTCAGCGAGCTGGGCCAGCGCGTCATCACGGCCGCCAACCGGCTGACGCCCTTCGGACGGCTCTACGAGGTCGACGCCCGCCTGCGTCCAACCGGCTCGGGCGGATCGCTGGCCGTGTCGGTGCGGACGTTCCAGGAGTACTTCGACAGCGGCCGGGGCCAGCTCTGGGAGCGTTTGGCCCTGTGCAAGGCCCGCGCGGTGCACGGCACGCCCGAGGCCCGCGAACGCGTGATGAAGACGGTCGCCGCCGCCGCGTACGGACCCGAGTGGAAGCCGGAGCACGCCACCGAGATCCGAAGCATGCGGACCCGGCTCGAAGAGAGCGCCAGCCCGAACAACCTCAAGCGGGGGCCGGGCGGGACGGTCGACACCGAGTTCCTCGTGCAGATGCTCCAGCTCCAGCACGGCGGCGAGACCCCTTCGGTCCGCGCCCCGGGCACGCTCGAAGCGCTGACCGCGCTCGGGACCGCCGGGTTGCTCTCCCAAGAGGACGCGGAGTTCTTCCGGCACAGCTACCGCCTGCAGCGGAGCGTCGAAGCACGCATCCGCTTGATGGCCTCGGCGGGGAGGCACGAGTTCCCGACCGACGAGGTCGCGCAGCGCAAGCTCGCCTACCTGCTCAACTACGCCGACGCCCCCACGCTCGGCCACGAGATCGCCTCTTGTCGCCTCGAAACGCGTGAGCGGTTCGATCGACTGTTCAACGCCAGCGCCCGGGGCTAA